TGTGATCGCCGAATCTCGAGAATCCTGAGAGTCTGGATATCCGCTTTCGGATGATTGAGTTGCTGATTCACCCATTGTGAAACATTAGAGTATATACCTAAAATTGGTTTTTGTCAAGGCCATTAGAGAAAATCCTCTAACGGGATCAAGCCAGAATGGATGAATTGTTGCAAAAATAGCTAAAATGTGATATACTATATTCATTATTATTAAGAAATATTATTAATCAAATTATATGCCGGAACCGTTTGAGAAACCGATTACACCTGAAACTGCCCCTCAACAGATGCCAGACAAAGATAGGCAGGAGGGTGGTGCTGAGGTTGAGAAGGAGTTAGAAAAACTGGAAAGTGAAATAAATAGGCAGGAAAAATCAATTCACTCAGTTACCGCGTCACTGCCGATTAAGCAGATGACTCCGACAAAACCGCAGGTTGTAAAATCGGCCACACGAAAACAAATTGAAGGAATTTTATCAGAGGATCTTAAGGAATTGTTTCAGGGGATGGATGCAGCACACAAAGCAGAATTTAAAAGGCAAGCCTCGGAAACAGCTTCCGCACTGGAAATATTAATAGCTTCGGCAAAAGCTACGGCCAGGAAAGTAGTAAAACTGATCAGCACCTGGTTGAAGCTGATACCCGGTATTAATGAATTTTTTCTGGAGCAGGAGGCAAAAATAAAAACGGATAAGTTAATGGAGCTGGTTAAGAAAAAATAGGATATGGATTTTGATATTCAGACAATTTTTTCCAATCCAATAATACTTGGCGCGATCATATTTATATCCGCCATCTTTATTATTGTTATTCTGCTCAAGATTGTCCGATTATGGTTGAAGAGAGGTCATTATCTCCCCGCAGGATTCCACAATGACACGTTACTGGTAATGGTTCCTAAAGAATTTGCCAGGGAAGATGATGAACGAAGAACAATTCCGGAATTAATTCTGCAGTTGGAACCGCTCTATACCAACCTTGGCGGATTGAAACCGCAACGTGGTTTGAATGCTTTTCTGTTCGGTCGGCATGACAATATTGCTTTTGAAATAATAAAAGATAAAGAGGAACGCATATCGTTTTACGTAACTGTGCCACACTATTTAAAAAATTTCACAGAACAGCAAATCCATTCGGCATATCCTTCGGCAACTGTTGAAAAAGTGGAGGATTATAATATATTCATGGCACAGGGTGAAACTGTTGGCGCGTATTTGGTTCTGAAAAAACCATATATTTTCCCGATTAATACTTACAAAAAATTAGAAGTAGACCCGCTAAACGCAATTACAAATTCATTATCAAAGTTGAACGAAGGAGAAGGAGCAGCGATACAAATATTGGCGCGCTCAGCTAATGCAGCCTGGCATGCCTGGCCGGCGAAGGTTGCATCGGAAATGCAACAGGGAAAAAAGCTGAAGGAAGCAATGAATTCATCGGCAGGCAGTTCCAAAGGTTTTGTCGGCAGTATTTTTAAATCAATATTTACATCTTCAAAAGCTAAGGAAGATGATTTGCTTGATAAACCAAAACCGCATCAACTATCTCCAATGGACGAGGAAATAATTAAATCACTGGGGGAAAAGACCTCCAAAGCCGGTTTTGACGTAAATATCAGGATTGCGGTTTCCTGTAAAGAAAAAGAGAACGCGGAAAGGCAATTAAGAAATATTGTGAATTCATTTTCTCAGTTTTCCGGATACGAGTATGGAAACGGATTTTCAACTATTTTGGTAGGTGGCAAACGTCGCATTTTTCATGATTTATTTTTCCGTAATTTTAACGAACGCAGGTCGGTTCTGCTCACCAAAAACAGGTTCTTCCAGGATTTCATATTCCGTAATTTCAGCGATCGGAATTCTTATGTACTGAATACTGAGGAAATGAACAGCATCTATCATTTTCCAATCAAGCTGTCGGAGACACCAAATATCCGCTGGCTCATGGCCAAAAAAGCGGCTCCGCCAAGTAATCTGCCAGATGAAGGAATTATTTTGGGTGAGACTGATTATCGCGGACAAAAATCATTGATCCGAATAAAAGACCAGGATCGGCAAAGACATGTCTACATCATAGGACAAACCGGATCGGGTAAGTCATATACCATGGCCAATATGGCGGTCCAGGATATCCAAAGAGGAGAGGGCTGTTGTTTGATTGACCCGCACGGCGGATTGATCGATGAATACGTATTGCCGAACATACCGAAAGAGCGCGCGGAGGACGTGATTTATTTTGATCCATCAGATATGGAGAGGCCGATGGGTCTGAATCTTTTGGAATACGATAAAAAATACCCTGAACAGAAGACTTTTGTAATCAATGAAATGATCAATATCTTTGATAAGCTGTACAACCTTTCCCAGACTGGCGGTCCGATGTTTGAACAGTATATGCGTAATGCAATGCTCCTGGTGATGGATGATCCGAACGATACGGCTACACTCCTCGAAATTCCAAAAGTAATGGCGGATAAACAGTACCGCACGGAAAAACTTGCCAAGGCGACTAACATTGTTGTTAAAAGATTTTGGGAGGAAGAAGCGGAAAAAGCCGGCGGTGAAGCGTCGCTTGCCAATATGGTTCCCTACATCACCAGTAAATTGAGCACTTTCATTTCAAACGACTATATGCGTCCGATTATCGCTCAGAAAGAAAGCGGATTCAATTTTCGGAAAGTAATGGATGAGCGAAAAATATTGCTGATCAATCTTTCTAAAGGAAGAATCGGCGATCTGAACGCGAAGCTACTGGGTTTGGTGATGGTGGGAAAAATACTGATGGCATCATTAAGCCGTGTTGATATTCCGGAAGAGGAAAGAAAACCGTTTTACCTGTATATTGATGAGTTTCAAAATTATGTTACGGACAGTATTGCTGTCATATTATCAGAAGCCAGAAAATACAAATTGTGTCTGACTATGGCTCACCAATATTTAGGACAATTAGTAGAAAATAACGACACTACAATCAAGGATGCGGTATTTGGAAACGTCGGCACGATTGCCGCATACCGGGTGGGTGTGGAGGATGCGGAACTCTTTGCCAAGCAGTTTGAGCCGGTATTTAACGAATATGATGTAATGAATGTAGATAAATATGGGTTTAATCTTAAGCTATTAATCGACAATACACATGCCCGACCTTTTAATGTTAAAGGAAGAACCCTGCCTAAAGGCAATCCGCAAATGGTGCAGGCCATCAAAGAGCTATCCAGGCTGAAATACGGAAAGGACCGCAATATTATTGAATCGGAAATTGCACTGCGCACGGCAATTAAAAAACCTCTGCCTCTAAATCCTGCTTTCTCCAGACGCGCATCAATCAGCGCTTTCCCAGTAAAACCGCTGGCAACTGACCCAGTGTCCGGAAACAAACAACCAGAGGCTACGGTTCAAACTGCACCTCTGCAGAATCCAATACAGAATACTGTTGTGTCCAATCCTGTTTCAAAACCGCCATCATCTGTGCCGTCTCCTGATATAAATACAAACATTAAGCCATAGTGTACTCAGTTTTGAATGCAAAAATAGAAATATATGTTTGATTCTTTTTTTTATTTTATCTTAATAATCGCAGTACTGTTACTATTTGGGACAATGGCGTATGCCGGTTATCGGGGTGCTCCCTGGGTACCGACAAAAAAGAAAGATTTAAATCGCCTGATCGAACTTTCGGGAATAAAAGACGGTGATATAGTTTTTGAATTGGGTTCCGGTGACGGGCGCATTCTTTTTGAAATTGCAAAGCGTTTCAAGGTGTCCGCAATCGGAGTGGAAATCTCATTACCGCCGTATTTGGTTTCGAAAATCAAGGCCTGGCTAATGAATAAAATATTTGTTCATAAAATGAGGGGTACTGTCAGTATAAAATATCGTGATCTGTTTCAACAAAGTCTTACTTCAGCTGATCTGGTTGTTTGTTTTCTCATGCCGAAATCAATAACTGAATTGGAAGAAAAATTTGCCAAGGAATTGAAAAAAGGCGCTAAAGTTATTTCGTACGTGTTTCCGCTGAAATCATATGAGCCAAGAGCAGTAAGTAAGCCGGAAAAATCAAGTATTGCTATATATTTATATCAGTTTTAGTATTTCGATTAATAGAATGTACGCGGGGATTCAACCCGTTTTTTTGCTGAATAAGTTGAATTGCACTTTACATTTGAAAACTCAATATGATACAATGTTAATAACAAAAAACAAACATAAATTTACATAAAATAAAAAATAAATATAAAGA
The Patescibacteria group bacterium genome window above contains:
- a CDS encoding type IV secretory system conjugative DNA transfer family protein, yielding MDFDIQTIFSNPIILGAIIFISAIFIIVILLKIVRLWLKRGHYLPAGFHNDTLLVMVPKEFAREDDERRTIPELILQLEPLYTNLGGLKPQRGLNAFLFGRHDNIAFEIIKDKEERISFYVTVPHYLKNFTEQQIHSAYPSATVEKVEDYNIFMAQGETVGAYLVLKKPYIFPINTYKKLEVDPLNAITNSLSKLNEGEGAAIQILARSANAAWHAWPAKVASEMQQGKKLKEAMNSSAGSSKGFVGSIFKSIFTSSKAKEDDLLDKPKPHQLSPMDEEIIKSLGEKTSKAGFDVNIRIAVSCKEKENAERQLRNIVNSFSQFSGYEYGNGFSTILVGGKRRIFHDLFFRNFNERRSVLLTKNRFFQDFIFRNFSDRNSYVLNTEEMNSIYHFPIKLSETPNIRWLMAKKAAPPSNLPDEGIILGETDYRGQKSLIRIKDQDRQRHVYIIGQTGSGKSYTMANMAVQDIQRGEGCCLIDPHGGLIDEYVLPNIPKERAEDVIYFDPSDMERPMGLNLLEYDKKYPEQKTFVINEMINIFDKLYNLSQTGGPMFEQYMRNAMLLVMDDPNDTATLLEIPKVMADKQYRTEKLAKATNIVVKRFWEEEAEKAGGEASLANMVPYITSKLSTFISNDYMRPIIAQKESGFNFRKVMDERKILLINLSKGRIGDLNAKLLGLVMVGKILMASLSRVDIPEEERKPFYLYIDEFQNYVTDSIAVILSEARKYKLCLTMAHQYLGQLVENNDTTIKDAVFGNVGTIAAYRVGVEDAELFAKQFEPVFNEYDVMNVDKYGFNLKLLIDNTHARPFNVKGRTLPKGNPQMVQAIKELSRLKYGKDRNIIESEIALRTAIKKPLPLNPAFSRRASISAFPVKPLATDPVSGNKQPEATVQTAPLQNPIQNTVVSNPVSKPPSSVPSPDINTNIKP